The Cryptomeria japonica chromosome 6, Sugi_1.0, whole genome shotgun sequence genomic interval GTGCTCTTTTATTTGTCAGCTTGCTGCTCTGATGTCTGCCCTTTATCTTTGCTCTTTGTTGTTCTGGTGAATGGGGGAAAAAAGGAACAACTCACCTTTTACTTATATATTAAGTTAACTTCTTGCTGTCTGTTGTTTGATGCTCCTTATTCTACTCTTTTATTTGTCATCTTGCTGCTCTGATTGATTAAGTTGGCCCAAATCCAACCCTTAAAAAACATTACAAAAAGAAAATGATCTACATTTAACAATTGTAGATCAATACAAAGGAACATGGACATCGGACACTGTGACATGTTACCTCCAGATGGGCACACTTAAGTGCCTTAATTATGTCATAATACAACATGACATATTGGATGTAGATATTTTGTATCAGAAATATACAGATTTTGATATTCTATTCATCAATGGAGAATATATTAAAAAATGTTCCGTTCTGAAAATGGAATGTTATTTCTGAATAATATACAATTTTTTTCCTTTGATGAAGAAACTGCAAATTGCTACTTCATTGTAAGTGCAAAATGGTTACATAATCAGCTGCAGGGGAAACAAGCACTTAAACATACACTTCAACGTGTTTTAGCACAAGCACTTAAACATACAGTGCCTTTGCCATGCCATCTGTCTTGTCAAAATCAATTTTGGTAAGCTCTCTATTTTCCATATCTTGAAAACTTTCCTCCTCCACAGTAGAAACAGTTTCCCTATTATTGTTAGTAGTGTGTCTATACTCATTTATCCTTGATAGATCCTGTGCAATATCTCTCATAGTTGGTCGTTTCCTTGGATTTTTTTGCACACATTTGTAAGCAATAGCAGCTACGGACCTGACTTCTTCAATATTATATTTCCCATTCAACCGTGCATCAACTATTTCCTCCCACCCAGCTTTTCCATCTGCACTAATTGCAGCCTGTTTCATCAAAAGTAGCCAAATCAGTGACCTGAATGTGGAAGGCAAGAGCATTGTTCAAATCAGAATAAAACAAAATAGACAATATACACTTTTGGCAATAGAACAAGAATCTTATATAGCAAATTATCCTAATAATTTTCTCTTGAAGAAAGACTTCAAAAGCTGCTGGTAGTTTTATTATAGATGCCATGATAGACCAAGGCCTCTATGGAAACATCGAATTCTCATATGAGTTAACAGATTGTCATCTACTATAACTAATAGAAAGCAATAACAGTGCAACTAAATTACATTCTAAATCTTTGAGGAATGATTTTTTCAGCCACAGAGAGATGATCAGAAAGCTGATAGATATTACAAGATTTATGTAATCCATGAGCCCTTGTTGTGGATTCCTTGCTGCAATCAGTTCAAAAAGAAGAATGCCAAAGCTGTATACATCACTGTTCTTTGTATAATTTTTTGACGATACATATTCAGGATCAACATAGCCAAATGTCCCCTTGAGACCTGAAGAACGACCATCAAACTTTTCCTCCTTCGAAAGCCCAAAATCAGCTACCTGATTAAACAAGGATTCAAAAAGGACCGATGGAATTTAATCTTTGCAATCGTAGCAGGTTACCATGTCAACAATTCTGAAGTTTGGAACAGTTTAGAAGTTAAAATGCCAGTCAAATCAGTTATGAGTTAAAATAATAAAATGCTAATAAAAAGAGGTTGCAGAACAGTTATATTGTAGACCTAATGGAAAATGATCATAAGGAAGAAAGCCAATGAGTGAAATCATGGATGAAAATGTAATCTTTTATGCATAGCCCACTAAAAGAGGAAAAACAAGATCAGAGAAGCAAATTAGAAATTTCTACGGATAGTGCAAAGAAAGTATATCAACATACCCTGGCTCTCATAGAACGGTCCAACAAAATATTTGGAGATTTTATATCCCGATG includes:
- the LOC131062953 gene encoding calcium/calmodulin-regulated receptor-like kinase 1 isoform X3, translated to MLCMKKMMKGTVHVLHRDLQKATQNFTTVIGQGAFGPVYKATMPSGEIVAVKSLSTDSKQGEQEFQTEVSLLGRLHHRNLVNLLGYCVDKGHRMLIYVYMSNGSLAHHLYNEHVEPLSWDLRVYIAQDISRGIEYLHDGAVPPVVHRDIKSPNILLDRSMRARVADFGLSKEEKFDGRSSGLKGTFGYVDPEYVSSKNYTKNSDVYSFGILLFELIAARNPQQGLMDYINLAAISADGKAGWEEIVDARLNGKYNIEEVRSVAAIAYKCVQKNPRKRPTMRDIAQDLSRINEYRHTTNNNRETVSTVEEESFQDMENRELTKIDFDKTDGMAKALYV